One Micromonospora sp. FIMYZ51 genomic window carries:
- a CDS encoding SigB/SigF/SigG family RNA polymerase sigma factor: MFGQTSTTTPPPTDRGLEDLDSAALAYAARIEGLPPERRQEARDDLVRFALPFAGRLARRYRGRGEPLEDLEQVARLGLVNAVDRYDPERGSFTAYAAITIVGEIKRHFRDRTWGVHVPRRLRDLILEVGQATAALTSELSRAPTVAELSKRLETPEEEILAALESAAGYSPASLNAPVGGESSAEFGDLVGESDIALESVDDRVTVSGLLHRLPWRERRILAMRFYGNQTQAEIAARFGISQMHVSRLLSRALTWLRQAMLADTPPPWQNGPAESESKTKEPGPVSSSRVR, encoded by the coding sequence ATGTTCGGACAGACCAGCACGACCACACCACCACCGACCGATCGGGGACTTGAGGATCTGGACTCGGCGGCACTGGCGTACGCGGCGCGGATCGAAGGTCTGCCGCCCGAACGGCGCCAGGAGGCACGCGACGACCTGGTGCGCTTCGCGTTGCCGTTCGCGGGCCGGCTGGCCCGGCGGTACCGGGGGCGCGGGGAACCGCTCGAGGATCTGGAACAGGTGGCCCGGCTGGGCCTGGTCAACGCCGTCGACCGGTACGACCCGGAACGTGGTTCCTTCACGGCGTACGCCGCGATCACCATCGTGGGTGAGATCAAGCGGCACTTCCGGGACCGGACCTGGGGCGTACACGTGCCCCGTCGGCTGCGTGACCTGATCCTCGAGGTCGGCCAGGCGACGGCGGCCTTGACCAGCGAACTGTCCCGGGCGCCCACGGTCGCCGAGTTGTCGAAGCGGCTGGAGACCCCGGAAGAGGAGATCCTCGCCGCGCTGGAGTCGGCGGCCGGGTACAGTCCGGCCTCGCTCAACGCCCCGGTGGGCGGGGAGAGTTCGGCCGAGTTCGGTGACCTGGTCGGCGAGTCCGACATCGCGCTGGAATCGGTGGACGACCGGGTGACCGTCAGCGGCCTGCTGCACCGGTTGCCCTGGCGGGAGCGGCGGATCCTGGCGATGCGGTTCTACGGCAACCAGACCCAGGCCGAGATCGCGGCCCGGTTCGGCATCTCGCAGATGCACGTGTCACGGCTGCTGTCGCGGGCGCTGACCTGGCTGCGCCAGGCGATGCTTGCCGACACACCGCCGCCCTGGCAGAACGGCCCCGCCGAGTCCGAGTCGAAGACGAAGGAACCCGGGCCGGTGTCGTCGTCCCGGGTCCGTTGA